Proteins from a genomic interval of Haliaeetus albicilla chromosome 13, bHalAlb1.1, whole genome shotgun sequence:
- the RHOU gene encoding rho-related GTP-binding protein RhoU — MPPQQEGEAGYISKPVPGGCEVPPVPPRRVRSGRAAAALGAALGGRCRTAGTGTGASAGTGTGTGAGAEPRRSIKCVLVGDGAVGKTSLVVSYTTNGYPTEYIPTAFDNFSAVVSVDGKPVRLQLCDTAGQDEFDKLRPLCYTNTDIFLLCFSVVSPSSFQNVSEKWVPEIRCHCPKAPIILVGTQSDLREDVKVLIELDKCKEKPVSEEAAKLCAEEIKAASYIECSALTQKNLKEVFDAAIVAGIQYSDTQQQPKKSKCRTPDKMKNLSKSWWKKYCCFV, encoded by the exons ATGCCGCCGCAGCAGGAGGGCGAGGCGGGCTACATCAGCAAGCCGGTACCGGGCGGCTGCGAGGTGCCGCCGGTGCCCCCGCGTAGGGTGCGCAgcgggagggcggcggcggctctcGGGGCGGCGTTGGGCGGCCGCTGCCGAACGGcggggaccgggaccggggcctCGGCGGGGACCGGAACCGGGACCGGAGCGGGGGCCGAGCCGCGGCGGAGCATCAAGTGCGTGCTGGTGGGGGACGGCGCCGTGGGGAAGACCAGCCTGGTGGTCAGCTACACCACCAACGGGTACCCCACCGAGTACATCCCCACCGCCTTCGACAACTTCTCCG CTGTCGTGTCTGTCGATGGCAAGCCGGTGAGACTTCAGCTCTGCGACACAGCTGGTCAG GATGAATTCGACAAGCTCAGGCCTCTGTGCTACACCAACACGGACATCTTCTTGCTGTGCTTCAGCGTGGTGAGTCCCTCGTCCTTCCAGAACGTGAGTGAGAAGTGGGTTCCCGAAATCCGATGCCACTGCCCCAAGGCGCCCATTATCCTGGTTGGGACGCAGTCGGACCTCCGGGAGGATGTCAAAGTTCTCATCGAGCTGGACAAGTGCAAAGAAAAGCCAGTCTCGGAGGAGGCCGCGAAGCTCTGTGCCGAGGAAATAAAAGCCGCGTCCTACATCGAGTGCTCTGCTTTGACTCAGAAAAACCTCAAGGAGGTCTTTGATGCGGCCATTGTGGCTGGTATTCAGTACTCGGATACCCAGCAGCAACCAAAGAAATCCAAGTGTAGGACTCCAGACAAGATGAAAAACCTCTCCAAATCCTGgtggaaaaaatactgctgttttGTATAG